GGCGGCCGAATACCTGAAAAGCGAAGGCATCACCTCCGAAGATGGACTGGCGATCCAGGGTGAATCCAACGGCGGACTGCTGGTGGCCGCCGTTGTGAACCAGCGGCCGGATCTGTTTGCGGCGGCACTCGCCGGCGTGGGTGTCATGGATATGCTGCGCTTTGCCCGTTTTACCAACGGACAGTTCTGGATTGGGGATTATGGCGATCCGGAAAAGGAAGCCGATTTCCGCAACCTCCTGTCCTACTCCCCCTATCATACGATCCGCTCCGGGACGTCCTATCCGGCCATCCTGGTGACCACGGCCGACACCGACGACCGCGTCGTGCCCGCCCACAGCTTCAAATATATCGCAGCGCTGCAAGCCGCCGGTAACGGCGACCGGCCGCACATTCTGAGGGTCGATACGCGGGCCGGACACGGCGGCGGAAAGCCGATCGGCAAGGCTCTCGACGAGTTGGCCGATCTCTGGGCCTTTGCCGCGCATTGGACAGGTTTGAAACTGGCGGAAGATTGACCGGCAGATCCCGTTTCCAAACCGCCGAGCGTGATGTGCCGGTTCTCTTGGGGTCGAGATGCCCGGCAAGCTCAAGCATGATCGCTGAGGAGATAACCCACCCGTCTGCTGCTGCCTTAATACCGGGCTGCAACAGACGGGGCGGCGTTGGGTTTCTACTCAAGCGTGCCAATGAGCGCATCAATGATGTGTTTGCTGCCCATTGATGGACTGCGTTGAATTGATTTCACTCACATTGCCATCCGGCGGCACAATGGCGATGTTTTGCATCATGCCCTGATCCTCGTGATCCAGAATGTGGCAATGCAATACGAAAGCGCCGATGTAGCGCTGGTACCGCGTGCGGATCTTGATCTGATACATGCCCCTCGCATTGGCTGCGGTCGCGGCACTTTTGATCCAGAGCGTATCCTTCCAGACGTTCTTCAAACCTCGATATTGCGGATCCACCGGTCCGGTCCCAGCCGGACTGAAATCATCGATAGCGTCCGGCGCACTGACATCCCTGCCGTTCGGGTCGAGAATGGACACGATCTGGAAAGGATTGACATGGATATGAAATGGATGGCTGGCGATGCGTGACTGTAACGTCCATTCCTCGACGGCGCCGAGCGGCAGCTTGCGGTCAAGCCGGGCGGGATCATAAGGCTGCCTCTCCGCAGCATTCAGGCTATTGGACACGCCAAAGACAGGCGGTGTTCCGCTGGTATCGATCTGGAACGTCAGCTCCTGCTGGCCCGTGACCTCGCTTTCGGCGACGTCCGGATGGGGGATGAATTTGCTGAGCTTCAATCCATCGCGCAAGTCATTGACGACAACCGGTGCAATCGACGGCATCTCGTCGGTGGCGGCAGTGGACAGGAGGTCCGCCAGATGGCTGTCAATATCTGAGAAGGCTTGACCGGGTGTCACCTCAACGGTGCCGATCAGGCGCTCCGGAGGGCCATTGCCATTGACGGATCCGGCCCGGGTTGCCGCAGCGTTGATCACACAGTAGGTCCCGGGCTCGGGAAAGGCGATCAACGCATCGAAGCGATATCCTGGCTGGAGGGTGGCGATATCGACCTTTTGCGCCTTTGACATGGTCAGTCCGTCGGCCGCGACCAGGTGAAAGGGGACTTTCGCACCGGTGCAGGCTTCGTGAATGACTTTGTTTGCGGCCGCGCGGTCGAGCTTTTCAGGCAAGGGTGCAGGGGTGTCCATTTTTACGAATGTCAAAGCGATGGTGTCGCGGACACCGGCATGGATCAGCCGCCAGCGCTCCACCTGCCCCTGAGACGTCTGAAACGACGGCAGGACGACGCCATTGACGGACGTGTACCGTCCGGACGCAAGCCATGCGCCCGGTGCAAAAAGCCCGTAGTCTTCGATCCTGCCCGTGTCGCCCTCGTCACAGCGATAGGTGCCGTCGGCATTCGTCTTCGGCCCCACCGAGCCGTCCGGCTTCTGCTCGTCGCAGGCATACTGGATCTGCTGGAAAACCTGCACACGCTCGCGAAGGCCTTTCAGCAGCACATCCAGATCACCATTGCCGTTCTGGCTCGGAAGCCGGTCGCCACGAATGATCAAGGCACCGGCCATGCCACTTGAGACCTGCAGAGCCGTCGATCCATGACGGTGGGTGTGGTACCAGAAGGTTCCTGCAGGATGCTCACCCGGAATATTGTATTCGTACTGAAACTTGACGCCCGGATTGATCGACAGGAGCACATTGTCGCCATTGCCGGCGGGATTGACCCAGAGACCATGGGTGTGCAGGTTCGTTCCGTTTCCGCAATGCGGCTGATTGGGATGGGCGCTGCCGCTCGCGCAGGTCGGGTCGGCTGGCAGCTGGTTATCCAGATTGATGCGAACGGTGTCGCCGGGTGCGGCCTCGATCGTCGGCGACACATAGGGCGCGTCCGCGCTGACATCGGTTCCGTTGTAACTTCTCAGCTCGACATCGTCATAGCTATCCGTTGCGGGATTGTAGAGCTTGCTCCTGGTATAGACAATGTTCAGGTTCAGCAGTTTTTCGTGCGGCAGCGTTGCCAGCGGCTCCACCGTATTGAAAAGGATTTTCGATTGCGCCTGCGTCGAGGACTGGAGAACGCGCGGGTTCGACACCGCTCTTTCCGCATCCTGCGCACTGGCCACGTCCGGAGCCCATATGACGACGGCGACAGCGAAACCGGCCGCACAAAACCATGTATTTTTCCGCGTCTGCATTCCTAGCCCCCTATAGGTTAAATCAACGATCAGTCCTGTCTGAACCTGCCATGCACGGAACAACAAATGGGCTTTCCGCTTCGCGTGGGAAGCGCCCTGCCGTCTCGCCGGCGATGGCGCTCGATCGGCGGCCAGCCAGCGGCGGTCATTCTCGTCATTTCGTCCGACCTCCTGGGATGCTTCCGCCCCGGATTGACGCGAGCCACCCCATTTAGATCGCCACCTACCCGACAGCCTTTCGCTCAGCGGCATCCGTTTCGACACAACCTACGTCCCCAGCTCCCGCAGATTGCTCGGGAATGGGTTCAGGGTAATTTTGGAAATGTTCGTTAAACGGGATTTCTGAATTGAAGCGACAAGCCATTTATGGCCGCCTCTTCGCCAAGCGTGTCAGTTAAACGGCGAAAACCGTCGCGGGTTGCAATCTCAACAGGAGCCTATCCGGC
The sequence above is drawn from the Pararhizobium qamdonense genome and encodes:
- a CDS encoding multicopper oxidase family protein — translated: MQTRKNTWFCAAGFAVAVVIWAPDVASAQDAERAVSNPRVLQSSTQAQSKILFNTVEPLATLPHEKLLNLNIVYTRSKLYNPATDSYDDVELRSYNGTDVSADAPYVSPTIEAAPGDTVRINLDNQLPADPTCASGSAHPNQPHCGNGTNLHTHGLWVNPAGNGDNVLLSINPGVKFQYEYNIPGEHPAGTFWYHTHRHGSTALQVSSGMAGALIIRGDRLPSQNGNGDLDVLLKGLRERVQVFQQIQYACDEQKPDGSVGPKTNADGTYRCDEGDTGRIEDYGLFAPGAWLASGRYTSVNGVVLPSFQTSQGQVERWRLIHAGVRDTIALTFVKMDTPAPLPEKLDRAAANKVIHEACTGAKVPFHLVAADGLTMSKAQKVDIATLQPGYRFDALIAFPEPGTYCVINAAATRAGSVNGNGPPERLIGTVEVTPGQAFSDIDSHLADLLSTAATDEMPSIAPVVVNDLRDGLKLSKFIPHPDVAESEVTGQQELTFQIDTSGTPPVFGVSNSLNAAERQPYDPARLDRKLPLGAVEEWTLQSRIASHPFHIHVNPFQIVSILDPNGRDVSAPDAIDDFSPAGTGPVDPQYRGLKNVWKDTLWIKSAATAANARGMYQIKIRTRYQRYIGAFVLHCHILDHEDQGMMQNIAIVPPDGNVSEINSTQSINGQQTHH